A genomic window from Chrysoperla carnea chromosome 3, inChrCarn1.1, whole genome shotgun sequence includes:
- the LOC123295467 gene encoding serine protease inhibitor 28Dc-like yields the protein MRWYIPVITIFVTITIVIFILISQGIFSSNGSNSSNSTNLTDFASGRRSNDNMPKDNKESVSIENLTNGINYLGLQITKDIHHEPTLGGSSEMSNQTQTIAFSPFNIAEALYLLLIGSADKTFDEIATVMKLNDPKFNIQYNSQKVHEQFGVLLQSLENFTETTLKLTTANGLFVQKEYPIGRKYKEMITNIYKSEVQSLNFVNNAAEAQNTINQWVSDKTNGKITGILVEPPPPNTKVILSTALYFKGAWEHPFSDSATHLRAFYPNGRENKNDSIMVDMMLNYGDFLYHHNKEQDCEIFSLPYKGDVVSMYIIVPKKSTKAKLSKLEKNLTDEVVQQLINELKITKAAIMMPKMKIESTTSLTSIFKHIGVQKLFDPIGANLNILSPGESDVPSSLSIDEIRHTMKAVPATSKLYVEEIIHKVYIDINESGTEAAATTDVLIPRSGGLRMLILDHPFMFFIRHNPTNVNLFYGYVDSPPPSKDVTNST from the exons ATGCGGTGGTATATTCCAGTAATTACCATTTTTGTTACAATAACGATAGTTATATTTATTCTAATATCACAAGGCATATTTTCATCGAATGGAAGTAACAGCAGTAACTCAACAAATTTAACAGATTTTGCGTCGGGTAGACGATCAAATGACAACATGCCAAAAGATAATAAAGAATCAGtttcaatagaaaatttaacaaatggTATCAACTATTTGGGTTTACAAATTACCAAAGATATTCATCATGAACCCACATTGGGTGGATCCAGTGAAATGTCTAATCAAACGCAGACAATTGCATTTTCACCATTTAATATAGCAG AGGCGTTGTATCTCTTACTTATTGGCTCAGCCGACAAAACATTTGATGAAATTGCAACAGTAATGAAACTTAACGATccaaaatttaacattcaataTAATTCACAAAAAGTACACGAACAGTTCGGTGTTTTACTACAATCCTTGGAAAATTTTACTGaaacaacattaaaattaacCACAGCAAATGGATTATTTGTACAAAAGGAGTATCCAATTGGTCgtaaatataaagaaatgattacaaatatttataagagcGAAGTACAAtctttgaattttgttaataatgcTGCAGAAGCACAAAATACTATCAATCAATGGGTATCGGATaaaacaaatggaaaaattacaGGTATTTTAGTAGAACCACCACCACCAAATACAAAGGTCATCTTGAGTACAGCATTGTATTTCAAAGGAGCTTGGGAACATCCATTTTCTGACTCAGCTACACATTT GCGGGCATTTTATCCAAATGGTCgagaaaataaaaacgattcAATTATGGTGGATATGATGTTAAACTATGGTGACTTCCTTTACCATCATAACAAAGAACAAGACTGCGAAATATTCTCCTTACCATACAAAGGTGATGTAGTATCCATGTATATAATTGTACCAAAAAAATCCACCAAAgctaaattatcaaaattagaaaaaaatttaactgacgAAGTTGTTCAACAATTgatcaatgaattaaaaataacgaAAGCAGCTATAATGATgccaaaaatgaaaatcgaatCCACAACATCGTTAACatcaatatttaaacatattggtgtacaaaaattatttgatccaATCGGAGCTAACCTTAATATTTTATCACCTGGTGAATCTGACGTGCCTTCATCGTTATCAATTGATGAAATACGGCATACTATGAAGGCTGTACCAGCTACATCAAAATTATATGTCGAAGAAATTATACACAAAGTTTATATAGACATTAACGAGAGTGGAACAGAAGCAGCTGCCACAACTGATGTTTTAATACCTCGAAGTGGAGGGCTACGAATGTTAATCTTAGATCATCCATTTATGTTCTTTATTCGACATAATCCAACGAATGTTAATTTATTCTATGGATATGTTGATTCACCACCACCGTCTAAAGATGTCACAAATTCAACgtga